TATCCGCGGCGGCCGTTACGCGCTGTTTCATTTGTGCGCGGCCCGCTCGCAGCATGGCGAAACTCAAATCCACGCCCATGCTGCGCCACCCTTCCCCGCGCAGCCGCCGAATCAGCGTGCCCGTGCCGCAAGCAACGTCGAGATGACAGAAACCCTCGGGCAGCAGTTCGCCGAGGGTTAGCGCAACCGCCGCCCAGTGGTTATAATCGACATGCTCCATGAGCACGTCGTAATAGCGCGCCAGCCCTTCGAGCGAGTCCTGCACGTTCATGGGGCGCATCCCTCGTTCAGCCAGTGCAGGAATTCGCCGCTCGCCGGGTCGAGGACGGCTTTGTTTTGATGAAACAGAAGCCGCGTCTCCGCCGCATAGCGGAGAGCGGCTTCGAAACCATCGCGCCGCAGCATTTCCCGCGTGCGCGCCGCTTCGGGATATCTGCGCGCCGGTTCGCTGAAGTCCGCCACGTACAACGCCTGCCCCAACCTGCTGAACCCGGGCCGCCCCGTGGTGTGCCAATAGACGGCGTCAAAGACATCCGGGTTGTCGAGTCCCAGTTCGTACCGGATTTCCGCGGCGGCCACGGGGCCGTGCAGCAGGTTGGGCTTGGCCTCGTGCCAAGGGCGAATCGGGATGCCAAACGTGCGCGCGCGCCGCGTCAGCTCTTCGTTGTCCAATGTGCGGCACAGGTCGTGCAGCAATCCCGCGGTGACCGCCAGGTCATGGTCCACCCCGGCCTGGTCCGCAAAGGAGGACACAAACTCCGCGACGAAGATGCAGTGCTGCGCCTTCTCCGCGGGCAGCCGGCCGCGTACCAGCGCCACGTATTCCTTGGCGCCCGGCGTCTTAACGATGGGCATGGTACAGTCCCCGTTCCGCGATGACGCGCAACGCGGGCGCGGGAATCCACGCGGCGGCGTCTTCCCCGGCTGCGAGACGCTCCCGGATTTCCGTCGAGGAGACCGGCGA
This portion of the Candidatus Hydrogenedentota bacterium genome encodes:
- the yqeK gene encoding bis(5'-nucleosyl)-tetraphosphatase (symmetrical) YqeK translates to MPIVKTPGAKEYVALVRGRLPAEKAQHCIFVAEFVSSFADQAGVDHDLAVTAGLLHDLCRTLDNEELTRRARTFGIPIRPWHEAKPNLLHGPVAAAEIRYELGLDNPDVFDAVYWHTTGRPGFSRLGQALYVADFSEPARRYPEAARTREMLRRDGFEAALRYAAETRLLFHQNKAVLDPASGEFLHWLNEGCAP